In one window of Haemophilus parainfluenzae DNA:
- the lapB gene encoding lipopolysaccharide assembly protein LapB yields MLELLFLLLPIAAVYGWYMGHRSAKKDQEDISNKLSRDYVTGVNFLLSNQTDKAVDLFLDMLQKQETENEIESNSQFEAELTLGNLFRSRGEVDRALRIHQALDRSPNYSFEQKLLAKQQLAKDFMAVGFYDRAEALYIIMVDEPEFAENALQQLLVIYQKVKEWKKAVNIAEKLAKISPIENNVELAQCYCEYALSGELESAVEKRSILQKALNVSPTSVRASILLADLEMANKNYRQAIHFLEDILNQNSIYIGEVLKTLKYCYDELGERDNFELFLIRASQQANNTKVDLMLASVIEEKDGKSAAQSKLYQQLTKRPSISIFHRFIQFQIDDAEQGRGKESLILLHKMVGERIKQDFGYRCTNCGYQTHKLMWNCPSCKEWESIKPEHN; encoded by the coding sequence ATGCTTGAATTACTCTTTCTGCTTCTGCCAATAGCCGCCGTTTACGGTTGGTATATGGGGCATCGGAGTGCTAAGAAGGATCAGGAAGATATTAGTAATAAACTCTCCCGTGATTATGTCACGGGGGTCAATTTTTTGCTTTCTAATCAAACAGATAAAGCTGTTGATTTGTTTCTTGATATGCTGCAAAAACAAGAAACAGAAAATGAAATTGAAAGCAACTCACAATTTGAAGCAGAGCTAACGCTCGGTAATCTTTTCCGTTCTCGAGGCGAAGTGGATCGTGCTTTGCGGATCCATCAAGCTCTCGATCGTAGTCCCAATTATTCTTTCGAACAAAAATTATTAGCTAAACAGCAACTTGCCAAGGATTTCATGGCGGTAGGTTTTTATGACCGTGCTGAAGCGCTTTACATCATTATGGTAGATGAACCAGAATTTGCTGAAAATGCACTGCAACAGCTTTTGGTGATTTATCAAAAAGTAAAAGAATGGAAAAAAGCGGTTAATATCGCAGAGAAGCTTGCCAAGATTTCACCTATAGAAAATAATGTGGAATTAGCACAATGTTATTGTGAATATGCCTTAAGCGGTGAACTTGAAAGTGCGGTCGAAAAACGCAGTATTCTACAAAAAGCGCTGAATGTATCTCCAACCAGTGTGAGAGCATCAATACTGCTTGCTGATTTAGAGATGGCCAATAAAAACTATCGCCAAGCTATTCATTTTTTAGAGGATATTCTTAATCAAAATTCAATTTATATTGGTGAAGTGCTGAAAACACTCAAATATTGTTATGATGAATTAGGGGAGAGAGATAACTTTGAGTTATTCTTGATTCGAGCTAGCCAGCAGGCTAACAATACTAAAGTCGATTTAATGTTAGCAAGTGTGATTGAAGAGAAAGATGGTAAAAGTGCAGCACAATCAAAACTTTATCAACAATTAACAAAGCGGCCAAGTATATCTATTTTCCATCGTTTTATCCAATTTCAAATTGATGATGCCGAGCAAGGTAGAGGCAAAGAAAGCCTAATTTTGCTACATAAGATGGTTGGTGAGAGGATTAAACAAGATTTTGGTTATCGTTGTACAAATTGCGGTTACCAAACTCACAAATTGATGTGGAATTGTCCTTCTTGTAAAGAGTGGGAGTCCATTAAACCTGAACATAATTAA
- the yciH gene encoding stress response translation initiation inhibitor YciH, producing the protein MTESTLVYSTEAGRIKEQKQLVQRPKGDGVVRIQKQTSSRKGAGVSVITGLDLTDDELKKLAAELKKRCGCGGSVKDGNIEIQGEKRDLLKQLLEQKGFKVKLAGG; encoded by the coding sequence ATGACAGAGAGTACTTTAGTTTATTCTACCGAAGCAGGTAGAATTAAAGAGCAAAAGCAACTAGTACAACGCCCTAAAGGTGATGGAGTGGTTCGCATACAAAAACAAACCAGTAGTCGAAAAGGTGCAGGCGTTTCAGTGATTACTGGGCTAGATTTAACTGATGATGAATTGAAAAAGTTAGCGGCTGAACTTAAAAAGCGGTGTGGTTGCGGTGGTTCAGTTAAAGACGGCAATATTGAGATTCAAGGCGAAAAACGTGATTTACTAAAACAACTTTTAGAACAAAAAGGGTTTAAAGTAAAATTAGCAGGTGGCTAA
- a CDS encoding LapA family protein, whose amino-acid sequence MIKYILGLIIVFAIVLVAITIGANNDQVITFNYIVAESQLQLSTLVAILFGFGLILGWLITGLFYLKLKFKNMSLARQVKRQTSQINELTTTRDKAV is encoded by the coding sequence ATGATTAAGTATATTCTTGGACTTATTATTGTGTTTGCTATCGTATTAGTTGCGATAACTATTGGGGCAAATAATGATCAAGTCATTACTTTTAATTATATTGTTGCCGAAAGTCAATTACAACTTTCAACATTGGTTGCAATTTTATTTGGCTTTGGATTGATTCTAGGTTGGTTAATTACTGGACTCTTCTACTTAAAATTAAAATTCAAAAATATGTCGTTAGCCCGTCAAGTTAAACGTCAAACATCACAAATTAACGAATTAACGACTACTCGCGATAAGGCAGTATAA
- the rpsA gene encoding 30S ribosomal protein S1: MSESFAQLFEESLKGLETRQGSIVSGTVVAIQKGFVLVDAGLKSESAIPVTEFQNAQGELEVKVGDTVNVALDAVEDGYGETKLSREKAVRHESWIELEKAYEEKATVIGLINGKVKGGFTVELNGVRAFLPGSLVDTRPAREADHLLGKELEFKVIKLDQKRNNVVVSRRAVIESENSQEREQILESLAEGSEVKGIVKNLTDYGAFVDLGGVDGLLHITDMAWKRVKHPSEIVNVGDEVTVKVLKFDKDRTRVSLGLKQLGQDPWIAIAENHPVNSKLTGKVTNLTDYGCFVEILDGVEGLVHVSEMDWTNKNIHPSKVVSLGDTVEVMVLEVDEERRRISLGLKQCKANPWTQFAETHNKGDKVTGKIKSITDFGIFIGLEGGIDGLVHLSDISWNVAGEEAVRNYKKGDEVSAVVLAVDAVKERISLGIKQLEDDPFNNFVAINKKGAVISATVVEADAKGAKVELAGGVEGYIRAADLTNEVAAGDVVEAKYTGVDRKARIVHLSVKAKDQAEEAAAVASVNNKQEEVAIPNAMAEAFRAAKGE, translated from the coding sequence ATGTCAGAATCTTTTGCTCAACTCTTTGAAGAATCATTAAAAGGCCTTGAAACCCGTCAAGGTTCAATCGTTAGCGGTACTGTTGTTGCTATTCAAAAAGGCTTTGTACTTGTTGATGCAGGCTTAAAATCTGAATCTGCAATTCCTGTTACTGAATTCCAAAACGCTCAAGGCGAACTTGAAGTTAAAGTTGGCGACACAGTAAATGTAGCTTTAGATGCAGTTGAAGATGGTTACGGCGAAACTAAACTTTCTCGTGAGAAAGCGGTTCGTCACGAATCTTGGATTGAATTAGAAAAAGCTTACGAAGAAAAAGCGACCGTTATCGGTTTAATCAACGGTAAAGTGAAAGGCGGTTTCACAGTTGAGTTAAACGGTGTTCGTGCATTCTTACCTGGTTCATTAGTTGACACGCGTCCTGCGCGCGAAGCTGATCACCTACTTGGTAAAGAATTAGAATTCAAAGTAATCAAATTAGATCAAAAACGTAATAATGTTGTTGTTTCTCGTCGCGCAGTAATCGAATCTGAAAACAGCCAAGAACGTGAACAAATTCTCGAGAGCCTTGCTGAAGGTTCAGAAGTTAAAGGTATCGTTAAAAACTTAACTGACTACGGCGCATTCGTAGATTTAGGTGGTGTTGACGGTTTATTACACATCACTGATATGGCTTGGAAGCGTGTTAAACACCCAAGCGAAATCGTGAATGTAGGTGATGAAGTTACAGTTAAAGTATTGAAATTTGATAAAGATCGTACTCGCGTATCTTTAGGCTTAAAACAATTAGGTCAAGATCCTTGGATTGCTATCGCTGAAAACCACCCAGTAAACAGCAAATTAACTGGTAAAGTAACTAACTTAACTGACTATGGTTGTTTCGTTGAAATCTTAGATGGTGTTGAAGGTTTAGTTCACGTTTCTGAAATGGATTGGACTAACAAAAACATCCACCCATCTAAAGTTGTAAGCCTTGGCGATACAGTTGAAGTAATGGTGTTAGAAGTTGATGAAGAACGTCGTCGTATTTCTTTAGGCTTAAAACAATGTAAAGCTAACCCATGGACTCAATTCGCTGAAACTCACAACAAAGGCGACAAAGTTACTGGTAAAATCAAATCAATCACTGATTTCGGTATCTTCATCGGCCTTGAAGGTGGTATCGACGGTTTAGTTCACTTATCTGACATTTCTTGGAATGTTGCAGGTGAAGAAGCAGTTCGTAACTACAAAAAAGGTGACGAAGTTTCTGCAGTAGTATTAGCAGTAGATGCAGTGAAAGAACGTATTTCTTTAGGTATCAAACAACTTGAAGATGATCCATTCAACAACTTCGTAGCAATCAACAAAAAAGGTGCTGTAATTTCTGCAACTGTTGTTGAAGCTGACGCTAAAGGTGCTAAAGTTGAATTAGCAGGTGGCGTAGAAGGTTATATCCGTGCAGCAGATTTAACAAACGAAGTTGCAGCAGGTGATGTAGTTGAGGCGAAATATACAGGTGTTGATCGTAAAGCTCGTATCGTTCACTTATCTGTAAAAGCGAAAGATCAAGCTGAAGAAGCCGCTGCAGTTGCAAGTGTGAATAACAAACAAGAAGAAGTTGCTATTCCAAACGCAATGGCTGAAGCTTTTAGAGCAGCTAAAGGTGAATAA
- the pyrF gene encoding orotidine-5'-phosphate decarboxylase, whose product MNSKVIVALDYETEGQALSLVDQIDPNLCRLKVGKEMFTTLGTNFVKQLHERQFDVFLDLKFHDIPNTVARAVRSAADLGVWMVDVHASGGLKMMEEAKKILEPYGKDAPLLIAVTVLTSMEDLDLLQIGINSSPLEHVLRLAHLTQRAGLDGVVCSPQEVEILRNTCGPNFKLVTPGIRPIGSDFGDQRRVMTPAAAIRSGSDYLVIGRPITQAKNPAEVLRSINSSLL is encoded by the coding sequence ATGAATAGTAAAGTAATCGTTGCATTGGATTACGAAACGGAAGGGCAAGCGCTATCCCTCGTGGATCAAATTGATCCAAACTTATGTCGCTTAAAAGTGGGTAAAGAAATGTTTACTACACTAGGGACAAATTTCGTCAAGCAATTACACGAGCGTCAATTTGATGTTTTCCTCGATCTTAAATTTCATGATATCCCAAATACTGTGGCAAGAGCAGTGCGGTCTGCAGCTGATTTAGGGGTATGGATGGTTGATGTCCATGCTAGTGGGGGGCTGAAAATGATGGAAGAGGCGAAAAAAATTCTCGAGCCTTATGGAAAAGATGCACCTTTATTAATCGCAGTAACTGTATTGACTAGTATGGAAGATTTAGATTTATTACAAATCGGTATTAATTCTTCACCACTTGAACATGTTTTACGTCTTGCGCATTTAACACAGCGAGCAGGATTAGATGGCGTCGTTTGTTCACCACAAGAAGTGGAGATTTTACGTAATACTTGTGGTCCTAATTTTAAATTAGTCACACCGGGGATTCGTCCAATTGGAAGTGATTTTGGTGATCAGCGTCGCGTTATGACTCCTGCTGCGGCTATTCGTTCAGGTTCTGATTATTTGGTGATTGGTCGCCCAATTACTCAAGCTAAAAATCCAGCAGAAGTGCTTCGTTCAATTAATTCATCACTTTTGTAA
- a CDS encoding M20 family metallo-hydrolase — protein MNVNNSRLLHLLDVFSQFGKTPLNGVTRFALSNEDKLARDYLIKLSKEAGFSIKIDAIGNIFIRRGGKDNQLAPILIGSHGDSQPLGGRYDGIYGVLAGLEVLLSLNDHNIETERPIDLVMWTNEEGARFSPAMMGASVFIGNLSLTAALSEKDKDGISVEEALNNINYLGTDDFASYHPYAVLELHIEQGPVLENNQTEIGVVTGALGQNWYQITLTGLSSHAGTTPMNMRQDASVGMANAIVKFNKLGLREVVNQGRMTVGQIKLTPNSPNVIPGQAYFTLEVRHPNEQSLINIERKIYQILNDIARENNLVFDIKKVVSLSPVKFNSELIKTVQESCNSLGYSWEYIVSGAGHDACQLNHKFPTSMIFIPCVNGLSHNEAENITDEWCKNGARVLLNSTVALANKI, from the coding sequence ATGAATGTTAATAATTCAAGATTACTTCATTTGTTAGATGTTTTTTCTCAATTTGGGAAAACCCCATTAAATGGCGTAACAAGATTTGCATTAAGTAATGAGGATAAACTTGCAAGAGATTATTTGATTAAACTTTCCAAAGAAGCAGGCTTTTCGATAAAAATAGATGCAATTGGTAATATTTTTATTCGCCGTGGTGGAAAGGATAATCAGTTAGCTCCAATATTAATTGGTTCTCATGGTGATTCTCAACCATTAGGTGGTCGTTACGATGGTATTTATGGGGTGTTAGCTGGATTAGAAGTGTTATTGTCATTAAATGATCATAATATTGAAACAGAGCGGCCAATTGATCTTGTTATGTGGACAAATGAAGAAGGGGCTAGATTTTCTCCTGCTATGATGGGCGCTTCAGTTTTTATTGGTAATTTATCTCTTACAGCTGCATTATCTGAAAAAGATAAGGACGGTATTTCAGTCGAGGAAGCTTTAAATAATATTAACTATTTAGGCACAGACGATTTTGCATCATATCATCCTTATGCTGTATTAGAGCTTCATATCGAGCAAGGTCCTGTTTTAGAAAATAATCAAACTGAAATAGGTGTAGTAACTGGTGCATTAGGACAGAACTGGTATCAAATTACATTGACTGGGTTATCTTCTCATGCAGGAACTACACCAATGAATATGCGTCAAGATGCATCAGTAGGCATGGCAAATGCAATAGTTAAATTTAATAAATTAGGTTTGAGAGAAGTGGTGAATCAGGGGCGCATGACTGTTGGCCAGATTAAATTAACGCCAAATTCACCCAATGTAATCCCTGGTCAAGCTTATTTTACGCTAGAGGTTCGTCATCCTAATGAACAAAGTTTAATAAATATAGAGAGGAAAATTTATCAGATTTTGAATGATATTGCTCGAGAAAATAATTTAGTGTTTGATATTAAGAAAGTTGTTTCTTTATCTCCAGTTAAATTTAATTCGGAGTTGATTAAAACGGTCCAAGAAAGTTGTAATTCATTAGGTTATTCTTGGGAGTATATTGTTTCTGGAGCTGGTCATGATGCTTGTCAATTAAATCATAAATTTCCAACATCAATGATATTTATTCCTTGTGTTAATGGATTAAGCCATAACGAGGCAGAAAATATTACAGATGAATGGTGTAAAAATGGGGCAAGAGTGCTACTTAATTCCACAGTTGCTCTAGCTAATAAAATTTAA
- the zevA gene encoding zinc transporter binding subunit ZevA — translation MFKKLFLRLLLMFPFSVLSHPHAFIDMQTKLLVKDNELIGFSTQWLLDEASSSAVLYDMMQTKGDKAAQQKLVDEVMANVVNEHYFSYVFDKENHKIKYKKQPENYGMRVKGNEVEYYFDFLLAQPQTLQNNEFTLMTYDSTYYVAMRYAEIGKRAVDFSALPANCKGEVLEPNVDEKIKSYASSLDKSQKNEDDSLGVLFAQKVKIKCE, via the coding sequence ATGTTTAAAAAATTATTTCTTAGATTATTACTCATGTTTCCTTTTTCAGTTCTCTCACATCCTCATGCCTTTATTGATATGCAAACCAAACTGTTAGTGAAAGATAATGAATTAATTGGTTTTTCGACCCAATGGTTACTGGATGAAGCCAGTTCCTCAGCCGTATTGTATGACATGATGCAGACGAAAGGGGATAAAGCAGCGCAACAGAAATTAGTTGATGAGGTAATGGCAAACGTTGTGAATGAACATTACTTTAGTTATGTCTTTGATAAAGAAAATCACAAAATTAAATATAAAAAACAGCCTGAAAATTATGGCATGCGTGTTAAAGGAAATGAGGTGGAGTATTATTTTGATTTTCTTTTAGCTCAGCCACAGACTTTGCAAAATAATGAATTTACGCTAATGACTTATGATAGCACCTATTATGTGGCAATGCGTTATGCTGAAATAGGTAAAAGAGCGGTTGATTTTTCAGCACTTCCTGCAAACTGCAAAGGGGAAGTGCTCGAACCTAATGTCGATGAAAAAATTAAATCCTACGCTTCATCATTGGATAAATCTCAAAAAAATGAAGATGATTCTCTTGGTGTATTGTTTGCGCAGAAAGTAAAAATTAAATGTGAATAA
- the zevB gene encoding zinc transporter permease subunit ZevB, with translation MKLKLTALFIGLLMIIFALLPWLFVQVADWQKAFNQLISENLHQIQAHSSTAGLWLIFAAFSYGVLHALGPGHGKFIIASYLSTHESQLKTSVRLSLLSSLMQGFVAVTATSIVVVILNLSSKYFKLSQLWLERSALILLLLLGVYWITQGLKGLKKKQAFRITSIQSLPKQIGAASPFRYEQRKASQVQCSCGHQHLPNDQQLKQSGDLKSQLLVILTIGMRPCSGAIFVLFLAYMLDLYWWGILATFAMSLGTGLMLSLFAALVRYARNVATRLGHWYGFAGANQKGEAMIKCIAGAMMIFFALSLLYGMLGAVTGGAALFGG, from the coding sequence ATGAAGTTAAAACTGACCGCACTCTTTATCGGTTTATTGATGATTATTTTTGCCTTGCTACCTTGGCTTTTTGTGCAAGTAGCCGATTGGCAAAAAGCCTTTAATCAGCTGATTTCTGAAAATTTACACCAGATTCAAGCACATTCATCTACAGCAGGATTGTGGTTAATTTTTGCTGCCTTTTCTTATGGTGTATTACATGCTTTAGGGCCTGGGCATGGAAAATTTATTATCGCTAGCTATCTTTCTACTCATGAAAGCCAGCTTAAAACCAGCGTACGCTTAAGTTTACTTTCCTCTCTCATGCAAGGTTTTGTCGCTGTTACAGCAACGTCCATTGTAGTTGTGATACTTAATCTTTCCTCAAAATATTTTAAACTAAGTCAGTTATGGCTGGAACGTAGCGCACTCATTTTATTATTGTTGTTAGGGGTTTACTGGATTACTCAAGGTTTGAAAGGCTTGAAGAAAAAACAAGCTTTTCGTATAACATCGATTCAATCATTGCCGAAACAGATTGGAGCGGCTTCGCCATTTCGATATGAACAAAGAAAAGCAAGCCAAGTGCAATGTAGTTGTGGACATCAACATCTACCCAATGATCAACAGCTTAAGCAATCGGGTGATTTAAAATCTCAACTCTTAGTGATTTTAACCATTGGTATGCGACCGTGTAGTGGCGCCATTTTTGTGCTCTTTCTCGCCTATATGCTGGATCTGTATTGGTGGGGGATTTTAGCTACGTTTGCTATGTCTTTGGGTACGGGTTTAATGCTTTCACTTTTTGCAGCATTAGTACGCTATGCGAGAAATGTCGCGACTCGTTTAGGCCATTGGTATGGTTTTGCAGGTGCTAATCAAAAAGGCGAAGCCATGATCAAATGTATTGCAGGCGCAATGATGATCTTTTTTGCACTAAGCTTGTTATATGGCATGCTGGGAGCTGTAACAGGTGGCGCAGCCTTGTTTGGTGGATAA
- the cmk gene encoding (d)CMP kinase, producing MGMIITVDGPSGAGKGTLCYALAEKLGFTLLDSGAIYRVTALAALKRHADLTDEKGLAELARHLDIQFIPKNGEVNVLLGGMDVSHLIRTQEVAEAASKVAIFPKVRSALLQLQQDFGKNDGLIADGRDMGTVVFPNAQVKLFLDASAEERAKRRYKQLQNKGINGNFAQILAEIQERDFRDRNREVAPLKPADDALLLDSTTLSIDEVIAQALAYIQQKSSISI from the coding sequence ATGGGTATGATTATCACTGTTGATGGTCCAAGTGGGGCTGGAAAAGGAACACTTTGCTACGCATTGGCAGAAAAGTTAGGTTTTACCTTATTAGATAGTGGTGCGATTTATCGCGTGACGGCATTGGCTGCGCTGAAACGTCATGCAGACTTAACCGATGAAAAAGGATTAGCAGAGTTAGCCCGTCATTTAGATATTCAGTTCATTCCGAAAAATGGTGAAGTCAATGTGCTTCTTGGTGGGATGGATGTAAGTCATTTAATCCGTACGCAAGAAGTGGCGGAAGCTGCGTCAAAAGTGGCGATTTTTCCTAAAGTGCGGTCGGCTTTACTGCAACTTCAACAGGATTTTGGTAAAAATGATGGTCTGATTGCGGATGGACGAGATATGGGAACCGTAGTTTTTCCAAATGCACAAGTTAAGCTGTTTTTAGATGCGAGTGCGGAAGAACGTGCAAAAAGACGCTATAAACAGTTGCAAAATAAGGGAATTAATGGTAACTTTGCACAGATTTTAGCCGAGATACAAGAACGCGATTTTCGTGATAGAAATCGAGAGGTTGCGCCATTGAAACCGGCTGATGATGCTTTATTGTTAGATAGTACAACATTGAGCATTGATGAAGTCATTGCTCAAGCGTTGGCTTATATTCAACAAAAATCGTCAATTTCGATTTAA
- a CDS encoding SirB2 family protein produces MLVYLHIVCAFLSLGLLIIRGGMQLSGKDWRAIKLLKILPHLVDTLLIASGLTIFFLVGYQLQSWLIMKIIMLVFYIFFSAKYFSRKTTNPNNVFLVFAVLSFLGAIFFAYQPDFIES; encoded by the coding sequence ATGTTAGTTTATTTGCACATTGTTTGTGCCTTTTTAAGTTTAGGATTATTAATTATCCGTGGGGGAATGCAATTAAGTGGGAAAGATTGGCGAGCAATTAAGCTGCTAAAAATTTTACCGCACTTAGTTGATACACTTTTAATTGCAAGTGGCTTAACGATTTTCTTCTTGGTCGGTTATCAGTTACAAAGCTGGCTTATCATGAAAATCATCATGCTTGTTTTTTATATCTTCTTCTCGGCTAAATATTTTAGTCGCAAAACTACAAATCCAAATAATGTATTTCTGGTATTTGCTGTATTAAGTTTCTTGGGTGCAATTTTCTTTGCTTACCAACCAGACTTCATAGAAAGTTAA
- a CDS encoding L-2-amino-thiazoline-4-carboxylic acid hydrolase: protein MNKDFPDFVEIGILQQRKIEAEIIKPIYEIMKREFGLDKAKSIIEEAVANAAIDAGKEYAKRELNGTSVESFVALQYLWEKDDALRIEVINNDHYKYDYNVHRCRYAEMYKEMGLEEIGFLLSCNRDSKFIEGYAPNVSLSRPHTVMNGDGFCDFRYRLQEESAKNEEQHEC, encoded by the coding sequence ATGAATAAAGATTTTCCTGATTTTGTCGAGATTGGTATTTTACAGCAACGTAAAATTGAAGCCGAAATAATTAAACCTATTTACGAAATTATGAAACGTGAATTTGGTTTAGATAAAGCTAAATCTATCATAGAGGAAGCTGTAGCTAATGCTGCAATAGATGCAGGAAAGGAATATGCCAAACGAGAACTTAATGGTACGAGTGTAGAGAGTTTTGTGGCCTTACAATATTTATGGGAAAAGGATGATGCATTACGTATAGAGGTTATTAATAATGATCATTATAAATATGATTATAATGTACATCGTTGTCGTTATGCTGAAATGTATAAAGAAATGGGATTAGAAGAAATTGGTTTCCTACTTTCTTGTAACCGAGATAGCAAATTTATTGAGGGATATGCACCAAATGTGAGTTTAAGTCGACCTCATACAGTCATGAATGGTGATGGCTTTTGTGATTTTAGATATCGATTACAAGAAGAGTCAGCTAAAAATGAGGAACAGCATGAATGTTAA
- a CDS encoding integration host factor subunit beta: MTKSELIENLSTKYPTLSAKEVEGIVKDILELITQSLEDGDRIEVRGFGSFSLHHRQPRVGRNPKTGDSVKLHAKSVPHFKAGKELKDRVNVFA; encoded by the coding sequence ATGACTAAATCTGAACTAATTGAAAATCTATCAACAAAGTACCCAACTTTATCCGCAAAAGAAGTAGAAGGCATTGTAAAGGATATTCTTGAACTGATTACACAATCTTTAGAAGATGGTGATCGGATTGAAGTACGTGGTTTTGGTAGTTTCTCTTTACACCATCGTCAACCGCGAGTTGGCCGTAATCCTAAAACAGGTGATTCTGTAAAATTGCATGCTAAATCCGTACCGCACTTTAAAGCAGGTAAAGAATTAAAAGATCGTGTAAATGTTTTTGCTTAA
- the ettA gene encoding energy-dependent translational throttle protein EttA has product MSTQFVYTMHRVGKVVPPKRHILKDISLSFFPGAKIGVLGLNGAGKSTLLRIMAGVDKEFEGEARPQPGIKIGYLPQEPKLDPQQTVREAVEEAVSEVKNALTRLDEVYALYADPDADFDKLAAEQANLEAIIQAHDGHNLDNQLERAADALRLPDWDAKIEHLSGGERRRVALCRLLLEKPDMLLLDEPTNHLDAESVAWLERFLHDYEGTVVAITHDRYFLDNVAGWILELDRGEGIPWEGNYSSWLEQKEKRLEQEQATENARQKSIAKELEWVRQNPKGRQAKSKARMARFDELNSGEYQKRNETNELFIPPGPRLGDKVIEVEHLTKSYGDRTLIDDLSFSIPKGAIVGIIGANGAGKSTLFRMLSGQEQPDSGSVTMGETVVLASVDQFRDSMDDKKTVWEEVSNGQDILTIGNFEIPSRAYVGRFNFKGVDQQKRVGELSGGERGRLHLAKLLQRGGNVLLLDEPTNDLDVETLRALENAILEFPGCAMVISHDRWFLDRIATHILDYGDEGKVTFYEGNFSDYEEWKKKTLGEAATQPHRIKYKRIAK; this is encoded by the coding sequence ATGTCAACGCAATTTGTATATACGATGCACCGTGTCGGCAAAGTGGTGCCACCGAAGCGTCATATTTTGAAAGATATTTCTTTAAGCTTCTTCCCTGGTGCAAAAATCGGGGTGCTCGGCTTAAATGGTGCAGGTAAATCAACCCTTTTACGCATTATGGCGGGCGTGGATAAAGAGTTTGAAGGTGAAGCGCGTCCACAACCGGGTATTAAGATTGGTTATCTTCCACAGGAACCAAAACTTGATCCTCAACAAACCGTGCGTGAAGCGGTAGAAGAAGCCGTTTCTGAAGTAAAAAATGCACTGACTCGTTTAGATGAAGTTTATGCACTTTATGCCGATCCTGATGCGGATTTCGATAAATTAGCAGCTGAACAAGCAAACCTTGAAGCTATTATTCAAGCACACGATGGCCATAATTTAGATAACCAATTAGAGCGTGCGGCTGATGCATTACGTTTACCGGATTGGGATGCCAAAATCGAGCATTTATCTGGTGGTGAGCGTCGTCGTGTGGCGCTTTGCCGTTTATTGCTCGAAAAACCAGACATGCTCTTATTAGATGAACCAACCAACCACTTAGATGCGGAATCTGTAGCATGGTTAGAACGCTTTTTACATGACTACGAAGGTACTGTTGTAGCGATTACCCACGACCGTTACTTCTTAGATAATGTTGCAGGTTGGATCTTAGAGCTTGACCGTGGTGAAGGTATTCCTTGGGAAGGCAACTACTCTTCTTGGTTAGAGCAAAAAGAGAAACGTTTAGAGCAAGAACAAGCTACTGAAAACGCACGTCAAAAATCGATTGCAAAAGAGTTAGAGTGGGTTCGTCAAAATCCTAAAGGTCGCCAAGCAAAAAGCAAAGCACGTATGGCTCGCTTTGATGAATTGAACTCTGGCGAATATCAAAAACGTAATGAGACTAACGAACTCTTTATTCCACCTGGTCCACGTTTAGGTGATAAAGTGATTGAGGTAGAACATCTCACTAAATCTTATGGCGATCGCACTTTAATTGATGATTTATCATTCAGTATTCCAAAAGGTGCTATCGTGGGTATTATCGGGGCGAATGGTGCGGGTAAATCTACCCTATTCCGTATGCTTTCTGGTCAAGAACAACCTGATAGTGGCTCAGTGACAATGGGTGAAACGGTGGTACTTGCCTCTGTCGATCAGTTCCGTGACTCAATGGATGATAAGAAAACCGTATGGGAAGAAGTGTCTAACGGACAAGATATTCTCACTATTGGTAACTTTGAAATTCCAAGCCGTGCGTATGTTGGACGCTTCAACTTCAAAGGCGTAGATCAACAAAAACGTGTGGGCGAATTATCGGGTGGTGAACGTGGTCGTTTACACTTAGCTAAACTTCTACAACGTGGTGGTAACGTACTGTTATTGGACGAACCGACCAATGACTTAGACGTTGAAACCTTACGTGCGTTAGAAAATGCGATCTTAGAATTCCCTGGTTGTGCAATGGTGATTTCCCATGACCGTTGGTTCTTAGACCGTATTGCGACTCATATTTTAGATTACGGTGATGAAGGTAAAGTAACATTCTACGAAGGTAACTTCTCAGACTACGAAGAGTGGAAAAAGAAAACTTTAGGCGAAGCAGCTACACAGCCACATCGTATTAAATATAAACGTATTGCAAAATAA